Proteins encoded within one genomic window of Rhinolophus sinicus isolate RSC01 linkage group LG05, ASM3656204v1, whole genome shotgun sequence:
- the TRERF1 gene encoding transcriptional-regulating factor 1 isoform X6: MGDQQLYKTNHVAHGGENLFYQQPPLGIHGGLNHNYGNTVTGAGMEAPQASPISPHFPQDTRDGLGLPVGSKNLGQVDTSRQGGWGSHAGPGNHVQLRGNLTNSNMMWGAPAQAEPPDGYQYTYSQASEIRTQKLTSGVLHKLDSFTQVFANQNLRIQVNNMAQVLHTQSAVMDGAPDSALRQLLSQKPMETPAPALSSRYQQVPQQPHPGFTGGLSKPALQVGQHPSQGHLYYDYQQPLAQMPVQGGQPLQAPQMLSQHMQQMQQHQYYPQQQQQQAGQQRMSMQEMQQQQIRPPQPQQQQQQQPQQQQQQLQPRQGSMQIPQYYQSPPMMQHLQEQQQQQMHLQPPSYHRDPHQYTPEQAHAVQLIQLGSMPQYYYQEPQQPYSHPLYQQSHLSQHQQREDSQPKTYPSDRQTQAMLSSHGDLGPPETAMGDPASSDLNRVSSALPHRPLLSPSGIHLNNMGPQHQQLSPSAMWPQMHLPDGRAQPGSPESSGQAKGVFGEQFDAKNKLTCSICLKEFKSLPALNGHMRSHGGMRASPSLKQEEGEKAPPPPPQPLPPLPPPPPPLPPEAESLTPMVMPVSVPVKLLAPKPGSQGFANSVVAAPSARDKPASSMSDDEMPVLVRMTLSPPHSPQGAVPCTPAEIPRKHQPGVAKAEEPLKIVPEKKKFRHRPEPLFIPPPPSYNPNPAPSYSGATLYQSQLRSPRVLGDHLLLDPAHELPPYTPPPMLSPVRQGSGLFSNVLISGHGPGAHPQLPLTPLTPTPRVLLCRSNSIDGSNVTVTPGPGEHTIDVEPRINIGLRFQAEIPELQDVSALAQDTHKATLVWKPWPELENQDLQQRVENLLNFCCSSALPGGGTNSEFALHSLFEAKGDVMAALEMLLLRKPVRLKCHPLANYHYAGSDKWTSLERKLFNKALATYSKDFIFVQKMVKSKTVAQCVEYYYTWKKIMRLGRKHRTRLAEIIDDCVVFSSRQALNGHARIHGGTNQVTKARGAVPSGKQKPGSAQSGYCSVKSSPSHSTTSGETDPTTIFPCKECGKVFFKIKSRNAHMKTHRQQEEQQRQKAQKAAFAAEMAATIERTTGPVGAPGLLPLDQLSLIKPIKDVDILDDDVVQQLGGVMEEAEVVDTDLLLDDQASVLLQGDTEL; the protein is encoded by the exons ATGGGAGATCAGCAACTGTACAAGACCAACCACGTGGCCCACGGTGGTGAGAACCTTTTCTACCAACAGCCACCACTTGGCATCCACGGTGGGCTGAACCACAACTATGGGAATACAGTCACAGGGGCTGGCATGGAGGCCCCTCAGGCATCACCCATTTCCCCCCACTTCCCTCAAGATACTCGGGATGGCCTCGGCTTGCCTGTTGGCTCCAAAAACCTTGGCCAAGTGGATACCTCGAggcagggaggatggggaagCCATGCAGGGCCTGGAAATCATGTCCAGCTACGTGGCAACCTGACCAACTCAAACATGATGTGGGGGGCACCAGCCCAGGCCGAGCCCCCCGATGGCTACCAGTACACCTACTCCCAGGCCAGCGAGATCCGGACCCAGAAGCTCACCAGCGGTGTCCTGCACAAGCTAGACTCTTTCACCCAGGTGTTTGCCAACCAAAACCTGAGGATTCAGGTCAACAATATGGCCCAGGTGCTGCACACCCAGTCAGCAGTGATGGATGGAGCCCCTGACAGTGCCCTCCGCCAGCTGCTGTCCCAGAAGCCCATGGAGACCCCAGCACCAGCTCTCTCTTCTCGCTACCAGCAGGTGCCCCAGCAGCCTCACCCTGGTTTCACGGGTGGACTGTCCAAACCAGCTCTGCAGGTCGGGCAGCACCCTAGCCAAGGGCACCTGTATTATGACTACCAGCAGCCGCTGGCTCAGATGCCAGTGCAGGGGGGACAGCCACTGCAGGCCCCACAGATGCTATCCCAGCACATGCAACAGATGCAGCAGCACCAGTATTACCcgcaacagcaacagcagcaagcTGGGCAGCAGCGCATGTCCATGCAGGAAATGCAGCAGCAGCAGATTCGCCCACCACagcctcagcagcagcagcagcagcagccccaacagcagcagcagcagctgcagccgcGGCAGGGTTCGATGCAGATACCTCAGTATTATCAGTCCCCACCCATGATGCAGCACTTGCAAGAGCAACAGCAGCAACAGATGCACCTGCAGCCCCCTTCTTATCACAGGGACCCCCACCAGTACACCCCAGAGCAGGCGCACGCTGTCCAGCTGATTCAGCTGGGCTCCATGCCCCAGTACTACTACCAGGAGCCCCAACAGCCCTACAGCCACCCCCTCTACCAGCAGAGCCACCTGTCCCAGCACCAGCAGCGTGAGGACAGTCAGCCCAAGACGTACCCAAGCGACAGGCAGACCCAGGCCATGCTGAGCTCCCACGGGGACCTGGGGCCTCCTGAGACAGCAATGGGAGACCCAGCAAGCTCGGACCTGAACCGGGTCAGCAGTGCCCTCCCCCATCGGCCACTCCTGTCCCCCAGTGGGATCCACCTCAACAACATGGGGCCTCAGCACCAGCAGCTGTCTCCCAGTGCCATGTGGCCCCAG ATGCACCTACCAGATGGCAGAGCCCAGCCAGGTTCCCCTGAGTCAAG TGGCCAAGCAAAAGGAGTGTTTGGGGAGCAGTTTGATGCCAAGAACAAGCTGACATGCTCCATCTGTCTGAAGGAGTTCAAGAGCCTGCCTGCCCTGAATGGCCACATGCGGTCCCACGGGGGAATGAGGGCCTCCCCCAGCCTCAAACAG gaggaaggagagaaggccCCGCCACCTCCACCTCAGCCACTGCCGCCTCTGCCGCCACCACCGCCGCCGCTCCCTCCCGAGGCAGAAAGCCTCACGCCTATGGTCATGCCCGTGTCTGTCCCTGTCAAGCTTCTCGCACCCAAGCCCGGCTCTCAGGGCTTCGCCAACAGCGTCGTTGCTGCCCCCTCCGCCAGAGACAAGCCAGCCAGCTCGATGTCGGACGACGAGATGCCCGTGCTCGTGAGGATGACCCTCTCTCCCCCACACTCACCCCAAGGGGCTGTCCCCTGCACGCCTGCT GAAATTCCCAGGAAGCATCAGCCTGGTGTGGCCAAAGCTGAAGAGCCGCTCAAGATTGTACCTGAGAAGAAAAAGTTCCGGCACCGGCCAGAGCCGCTGTTCATCCCGCCACCGCCCTCTTACAACCCCAACCCTGCCCCCTCCTACTCGGGCGCCACCCTGTACCAGAGCCAGCTGCGCTCCCCGCGCGTGCTGGGGGACCACCTGCTCCTGGACCCCGCCCACGAGCTGCCCCCCTACACGCCCCCGCCCATGCTGAGCCCGGTGCGCCAGGGCTCGGGGCTTTTCAGCAATGTCCTCATCTCGGGGCACGGCCCCGGCGCCCACCCCCAGCTGCCGCTGACGCCCCTGACGCCCACACCGCGAGTGCTGCTGTGTCGTTCCA ACAGCATCGATGGCAGCAATGTGACAGTCACCCCTGGGCCTGGAGAGCATACCATTGATGTTGAACC ACGCATCAACATTGGTTTGAGATTCCAAGCAGAGATCCCAGAACTCCAGGATGTCTCTGCCCTGGCCCAGGACACACATAAGGCCACACTGGTTTGGAAGCCGTGGCCAGAGCTGGAAAACCAGGACCTCCAGCAAAGAG TGGAGAATCTCCTGAATTTTTGCTGTTCAAGTGCATTGCCAGGTGGAGGGACCAATTCTGAATTTGCTTTGCACTCTCTCTTTGAGGCCAAAGGTGACGTGATG GCTGCTCTGGAGATGCTGCTGCTGCGGAAACCAGTCAGGTTAAAATGTCATCCTTTAGCCAATTACCACTATGCCG GTTCGGACAAGTGGACCTCCCTAGAAAGAAAACTGTTTAATAAAGCACTAGCCACTTACAGCAAAGACTTTATTTTTGTACAGAAGATG GTGAAGTCTAAGACAGTGGCTCAGTGTGTGGAGTACTACTACACGTGGAAAAAAATTATGCGGTTAGGGCGGAAGCACCGGACACGCCTCGCGGAAATCATCGACGATTGTGTG GTGTTCAGCTCCCGACAGGCACTGAACGGCCACGCCCGCATCCATGGTGGTACCAACCAGGTGACCAAAGCTCGGGGTGCTGTCCCCTCTGGGAAGCAGAAGCCTGGCAGTGCCCAGAGCGGGTACTGCTCGGTGAAGAGCTCACCCTCTCACAGCACCACCAGTGGCGAGACAGACCCCACCACCATCTTCCCCTGCAAGGAGTGTGGCAA
- the TRERF1 gene encoding transcriptional-regulating factor 1 isoform X2, which translates to MGDQQLYKTNHVAHGGENLFYQQPPLGIHGGLNHNYGNTVTGAGMEAPQASPISPHFPQDTRDGLGLPVGSKNLGQVDTSRQGGWGSHAGPGNHVQLRGNLTNSNMMWGAPAQAEPPDGYQYTYSQASEIRTQKLTSGVLHKLDSFTQVFANQNLRIQVNNMAQVLHTQSAVMDGAPDSALRQLLSQKPMETPAPALSSRYQQVPQQPHPGFTGGLSKPALQVGQHPSQGHLYYDYQQPLAQMPVQGGQPLQAPQMLSQHMQQMQQHQYYPQQQQQQAGQQRMSMQEMQQQQIRPPQPQQQQQQQPQQQQQQLQPRQGSMQIPQYYQSPPMMQHLQEQQQQQMHLQPPSYHRDPHQYTPEQAHAVQLIQLGSMPQYYYQEPQQPYSHPLYQQSHLSQHQQREDSQPKTYPSDRQTQAMLSSHGDLGPPETAMGDPASSDLNRVSSALPHRPLLSPSGIHLNNMGPQHQQLSPSAMWPQMHLPDGRAQPGSPESSGQAKGVFGEQFDAKNKLTCSICLKEFKSLPALNGHMRSHGGMRASPSLKQEEGEKAPPPPPQPLPPLPPPPPPLPPEAESLTPMVMPVSVPVKLLAPKPGSQGFANSVVAAPSARDKPASSMSDDEMPVLVRMTLSPPHSPQGAVPCTPAEIPRKHQPGVAKAEEPLKIVPEKKKFRHRPEPLFIPPPPSYNPNPAPSYSGATLYQSQLRSPRVLGDHLLLDPAHELPPYTPPPMLSPVRQGSGLFSNVLISGHGPGAHPQLPLTPLTPTPRVLLCRSNSIDGSNVTVTPGPGEHTIDVEPRINIGLRFQAEIPELQDVSALAQDTHKATLVWKPWPELENQDLQQRVENLLNFCCSSALPGGGTNSEFALHSLFEAKGDVMAALEMLLLRKPVRLKCHPLANYHYAGSDKWTSLERKLFNKALATYSKDFIFVQKMVKSKTVAQCVEYYYTWKKIMRLGRKHRTRLAEIIDDCVTSEEEEELEEEEEDPEEDRKSTREEESEAPKSPEPQPGPVLAPAEGPPLQALGQPSGSFICEMPNCGAVFSSRQALNGHARIHGGTNQVTKARGAVPSGKQKPGSAQSGYCSVKSSPSHSTTSGETDPTTIFPCKECGKVFFKIKSRNAHMKTHRQQEEQQRQKAQKAAFAAEMAATIERTTGPVGAPGLLPLDQLSLIKPIKDVDILDDDVVQQLGGVMEEAEVVDTDLLLDDQASVLLQGDTEL; encoded by the exons ATGGGAGATCAGCAACTGTACAAGACCAACCACGTGGCCCACGGTGGTGAGAACCTTTTCTACCAACAGCCACCACTTGGCATCCACGGTGGGCTGAACCACAACTATGGGAATACAGTCACAGGGGCTGGCATGGAGGCCCCTCAGGCATCACCCATTTCCCCCCACTTCCCTCAAGATACTCGGGATGGCCTCGGCTTGCCTGTTGGCTCCAAAAACCTTGGCCAAGTGGATACCTCGAggcagggaggatggggaagCCATGCAGGGCCTGGAAATCATGTCCAGCTACGTGGCAACCTGACCAACTCAAACATGATGTGGGGGGCACCAGCCCAGGCCGAGCCCCCCGATGGCTACCAGTACACCTACTCCCAGGCCAGCGAGATCCGGACCCAGAAGCTCACCAGCGGTGTCCTGCACAAGCTAGACTCTTTCACCCAGGTGTTTGCCAACCAAAACCTGAGGATTCAGGTCAACAATATGGCCCAGGTGCTGCACACCCAGTCAGCAGTGATGGATGGAGCCCCTGACAGTGCCCTCCGCCAGCTGCTGTCCCAGAAGCCCATGGAGACCCCAGCACCAGCTCTCTCTTCTCGCTACCAGCAGGTGCCCCAGCAGCCTCACCCTGGTTTCACGGGTGGACTGTCCAAACCAGCTCTGCAGGTCGGGCAGCACCCTAGCCAAGGGCACCTGTATTATGACTACCAGCAGCCGCTGGCTCAGATGCCAGTGCAGGGGGGACAGCCACTGCAGGCCCCACAGATGCTATCCCAGCACATGCAACAGATGCAGCAGCACCAGTATTACCcgcaacagcaacagcagcaagcTGGGCAGCAGCGCATGTCCATGCAGGAAATGCAGCAGCAGCAGATTCGCCCACCACagcctcagcagcagcagcagcagcagccccaacagcagcagcagcagctgcagccgcGGCAGGGTTCGATGCAGATACCTCAGTATTATCAGTCCCCACCCATGATGCAGCACTTGCAAGAGCAACAGCAGCAACAGATGCACCTGCAGCCCCCTTCTTATCACAGGGACCCCCACCAGTACACCCCAGAGCAGGCGCACGCTGTCCAGCTGATTCAGCTGGGCTCCATGCCCCAGTACTACTACCAGGAGCCCCAACAGCCCTACAGCCACCCCCTCTACCAGCAGAGCCACCTGTCCCAGCACCAGCAGCGTGAGGACAGTCAGCCCAAGACGTACCCAAGCGACAGGCAGACCCAGGCCATGCTGAGCTCCCACGGGGACCTGGGGCCTCCTGAGACAGCAATGGGAGACCCAGCAAGCTCGGACCTGAACCGGGTCAGCAGTGCCCTCCCCCATCGGCCACTCCTGTCCCCCAGTGGGATCCACCTCAACAACATGGGGCCTCAGCACCAGCAGCTGTCTCCCAGTGCCATGTGGCCCCAG ATGCACCTACCAGATGGCAGAGCCCAGCCAGGTTCCCCTGAGTCAAG TGGCCAAGCAAAAGGAGTGTTTGGGGAGCAGTTTGATGCCAAGAACAAGCTGACATGCTCCATCTGTCTGAAGGAGTTCAAGAGCCTGCCTGCCCTGAATGGCCACATGCGGTCCCACGGGGGAATGAGGGCCTCCCCCAGCCTCAAACAG gaggaaggagagaaggccCCGCCACCTCCACCTCAGCCACTGCCGCCTCTGCCGCCACCACCGCCGCCGCTCCCTCCCGAGGCAGAAAGCCTCACGCCTATGGTCATGCCCGTGTCTGTCCCTGTCAAGCTTCTCGCACCCAAGCCCGGCTCTCAGGGCTTCGCCAACAGCGTCGTTGCTGCCCCCTCCGCCAGAGACAAGCCAGCCAGCTCGATGTCGGACGACGAGATGCCCGTGCTCGTGAGGATGACCCTCTCTCCCCCACACTCACCCCAAGGGGCTGTCCCCTGCACGCCTGCT GAAATTCCCAGGAAGCATCAGCCTGGTGTGGCCAAAGCTGAAGAGCCGCTCAAGATTGTACCTGAGAAGAAAAAGTTCCGGCACCGGCCAGAGCCGCTGTTCATCCCGCCACCGCCCTCTTACAACCCCAACCCTGCCCCCTCCTACTCGGGCGCCACCCTGTACCAGAGCCAGCTGCGCTCCCCGCGCGTGCTGGGGGACCACCTGCTCCTGGACCCCGCCCACGAGCTGCCCCCCTACACGCCCCCGCCCATGCTGAGCCCGGTGCGCCAGGGCTCGGGGCTTTTCAGCAATGTCCTCATCTCGGGGCACGGCCCCGGCGCCCACCCCCAGCTGCCGCTGACGCCCCTGACGCCCACACCGCGAGTGCTGCTGTGTCGTTCCA ACAGCATCGATGGCAGCAATGTGACAGTCACCCCTGGGCCTGGAGAGCATACCATTGATGTTGAACC ACGCATCAACATTGGTTTGAGATTCCAAGCAGAGATCCCAGAACTCCAGGATGTCTCTGCCCTGGCCCAGGACACACATAAGGCCACACTGGTTTGGAAGCCGTGGCCAGAGCTGGAAAACCAGGACCTCCAGCAAAGAG TGGAGAATCTCCTGAATTTTTGCTGTTCAAGTGCATTGCCAGGTGGAGGGACCAATTCTGAATTTGCTTTGCACTCTCTCTTTGAGGCCAAAGGTGACGTGATG GCTGCTCTGGAGATGCTGCTGCTGCGGAAACCAGTCAGGTTAAAATGTCATCCTTTAGCCAATTACCACTATGCCG GTTCGGACAAGTGGACCTCCCTAGAAAGAAAACTGTTTAATAAAGCACTAGCCACTTACAGCAAAGACTTTATTTTTGTACAGAAGATG GTGAAGTCTAAGACAGTGGCTCAGTGTGTGGAGTACTACTACACGTGGAAAAAAATTATGCGGTTAGGGCGGAAGCACCGGACACGCCTCGCGGAAATCATCGACGATTGTGTG ACaagtgaagaagaagaagagttagaggaggaggaggaggacccGGAAGAAGATAGGAAATCCACAAGAGAAGAGGAGAGTGAAGCGCCGAAGTCCCCAGAGCCACAGCCAGGCCCAGTCCTGGCTCCCGCAGAGGGGCCACCCCTGCAGGCCCTTGGCCAGCCCTCGGGctccttcatctgtgaaatgccCAACTGTGGGGCT GTGTTCAGCTCCCGACAGGCACTGAACGGCCACGCCCGCATCCATGGTGGTACCAACCAGGTGACCAAAGCTCGGGGTGCTGTCCCCTCTGGGAAGCAGAAGCCTGGCAGTGCCCAGAGCGGGTACTGCTCGGTGAAGAGCTCACCCTCTCACAGCACCACCAGTGGCGAGACAGACCCCACCACCATCTTCCCCTGCAAGGAGTGTGGCAA